A single Cnuibacter physcomitrellae DNA region contains:
- a CDS encoding ATP-dependent helicase has translation MDPDALLAGLDEQQAEAARALLGPVSILAGAGTGKTRTITHRIAYGVASGVYPPNRVMALTFTSRAAAELRARLRPLGADRVAARTFHAAALSQLNYFWPQVAGGDAPRILEAKARLIADAATAVRARVDTAILRDVAAEIEWRKVSNLSLEEYESAAHARRSMPGSMSVDQMLELQRTYERMKDEQRRIDFEDVLLATAGMIETEPSVALQVREQYRFFVVDEYQDVSPLQEHLLRLWLGDRDDLCVVGDASQTIYSFAGARSEYLLDFARRHPEATVVSLEQNYRSTTAVLDVANRLMRGRPGALTLHAAAPDAGEPPTIDEYADDRAEANGVADRVAALVAEGVQPHDIAILFRVNAQSPELEQSLADRGVSYQVRGGKRFFDQPDVARAVLELRAASVSVTGEPLFKSVSDVLRSRGWSQEPPAAAGAVRERWDLLNALMRLAEEMPEGTTFRAFTDELMLRQSMQHEPTVRAVTLATLHSAKGLEWPHVFIVGAAEGLLPISHAGGLEAIDEERRLFYVGITRARMRLHLSWARQGTRRSADRSPSRFLAELGTRTADAGWASSPSRASRPDAPGGRSRPGGVTPPGRGAPT, from the coding sequence GTGGATCCCGACGCGCTGCTCGCCGGACTCGACGAGCAGCAGGCCGAGGCCGCGCGCGCCCTCCTGGGCCCGGTGAGCATCCTCGCCGGCGCCGGGACGGGGAAGACGCGCACCATCACGCACCGCATCGCCTACGGCGTGGCCAGCGGCGTCTATCCGCCGAATCGCGTCATGGCGCTGACCTTCACCAGTCGCGCCGCGGCCGAGCTCCGGGCGAGGCTGCGTCCGCTCGGCGCCGATCGTGTCGCTGCACGCACGTTCCACGCGGCGGCGCTGTCGCAGCTGAACTACTTCTGGCCGCAGGTCGCGGGCGGGGACGCCCCGCGGATCCTGGAGGCGAAGGCGCGGCTCATCGCCGACGCCGCGACCGCCGTGCGCGCTCGGGTCGACACGGCGATCCTCCGGGACGTCGCCGCCGAGATCGAGTGGCGCAAGGTGTCGAACCTCAGCCTCGAGGAGTACGAGTCGGCGGCGCACGCGAGACGGTCGATGCCGGGCTCGATGTCGGTGGACCAGATGCTCGAGCTGCAGCGCACCTACGAGCGCATGAAGGACGAGCAGCGCCGGATCGACTTCGAGGACGTCCTGCTCGCCACCGCCGGCATGATCGAGACGGAGCCCTCGGTCGCCCTGCAGGTGCGCGAGCAGTACCGGTTCTTCGTCGTCGACGAGTACCAGGACGTCTCCCCGCTGCAGGAGCACCTCCTGCGGCTCTGGCTCGGCGACCGGGACGACCTCTGCGTGGTCGGCGACGCGAGCCAGACGATCTACTCGTTCGCGGGAGCCCGTTCGGAGTACCTGCTCGACTTCGCCCGTCGGCATCCGGAGGCGACCGTCGTCTCGCTCGAGCAGAACTACCGCTCTACCACCGCGGTGCTCGACGTCGCGAACCGGCTCATGCGCGGACGTCCCGGTGCGCTCACCCTCCATGCCGCCGCGCCCGACGCGGGAGAGCCGCCGACCATCGACGAGTACGCCGACGACAGGGCGGAGGCCAACGGGGTCGCGGATCGTGTGGCCGCGCTGGTGGCCGAGGGCGTCCAGCCGCACGACATCGCCATCCTGTTCCGGGTCAACGCCCAGTCGCCGGAGCTCGAGCAGTCGCTCGCCGACCGGGGGGTGAGCTACCAGGTCCGCGGGGGCAAGCGCTTCTTCGACCAGCCCGACGTGGCTCGTGCCGTGCTCGAGCTCCGCGCCGCGTCCGTCTCCGTGACCGGGGAACCCCTGTTCAAGTCGGTGAGCGACGTGCTCCGCTCCCGGGGCTGGAGCCAGGAGCCCCCGGCGGCGGCGGGCGCGGTGCGGGAGCGCTGGGATCTGCTGAACGCGCTCATGAGGCTGGCCGAGGAGATGCCCGAAGGCACCACGTTCCGGGCGTTCACCGACGAGCTGATGCTGCGGCAGAGCATGCAGCACGAGCCGACCGTCCGCGCGGTCACCCTGGCCACGCTGCACTCGGCCAAGGGTCTCGAGTGGCCGCACGTCTTCATCGTGGGCGCCGCCGAGGGACTATTGCCGATCAGCCACGCCGGTGGCCTCGAGGCGATCGACGAGGAGCGCCGCCTGTTCTACGTGGGCATCACACGGGCCCGGATGCGCCTGCACCTGTCGTGGGCGCGCCAGGGGACGAGGCGCTCGGCGGACCGGTCTCCGTCGCGGTTCCTGGCAGAGCTCGGCACGCGCACCGCGGATGCCGGCTGGGCGTCGTCACCGTCGAGGGCATCTCGGCCGGATGCTCCCGGAGGTCGATCACGACCCGGCGGGGTGACGCCGCCGGGCCGGGGCGCACCCACCTGA
- the nudC gene encoding NAD(+) diphosphatase: protein MSRDFQSLLPLSRQRVDRDHASRTDADVLRRLWADDASRIVVLRGGRALAAEGEAAAVALITADRLPEGIGDPLADDGSTLYLGRALEGPGPIPPGSPLWAVFLPDAPAHEGTPGDRTSADERWLDLRLTAAELDDLGAGVFTEALAVGNWHRTHTHCPRCGAPSRAEAGGWVRRCTVQGIELFPRTDAAVIVGVVDDRDRLLLGSNAMWENNRYSLLAGFVEPGESLEAAAIREIGEESGVVIDDPEYVGSQPWPFPASLMVGFLARVAPGGTAAERPDGEEILDLRWFTRDELADDRHGILFPGRSSIARAIIERWYGGPLPEAGF, encoded by the coding sequence ATGTCACGCGATTTCCAGTCCCTCCTCCCGCTCTCGCGACAGCGCGTCGATCGCGATCACGCCAGCCGCACCGACGCGGACGTGCTGCGAAGGCTGTGGGCGGACGACGCGTCGCGGATCGTCGTGCTCCGCGGCGGGCGCGCCCTCGCCGCCGAAGGAGAGGCCGCCGCGGTGGCGCTGATCACAGCTGACCGTCTCCCGGAAGGCATCGGCGACCCGCTGGCCGACGACGGCTCCACGCTCTACCTCGGCCGTGCCCTCGAGGGGCCGGGGCCGATCCCGCCGGGCTCGCCGCTCTGGGCCGTCTTCCTCCCGGACGCGCCCGCGCACGAGGGCACGCCCGGTGACCGCACCTCCGCCGACGAGCGCTGGCTCGATCTCCGCCTGACCGCCGCCGAGCTCGACGACCTGGGCGCGGGGGTCTTCACCGAGGCGCTGGCGGTGGGCAACTGGCACCGGACGCACACGCACTGCCCGCGCTGCGGAGCCCCCAGCCGGGCCGAGGCGGGTGGCTGGGTGCGACGCTGCACGGTGCAGGGGATCGAGCTGTTCCCGCGCACGGACGCCGCCGTCATCGTCGGGGTCGTCGACGACCGGGATCGTCTGCTCCTGGGCTCGAACGCGATGTGGGAGAACAACCGCTACTCCCTGCTCGCCGGGTTCGTCGAGCCGGGTGAGTCGCTGGAGGCCGCCGCGATCCGGGAGATCGGCGAGGAGTCGGGTGTGGTCATCGACGACCCCGAGTACGTGGGCTCTCAGCCGTGGCCGTTCCCCGCATCGCTGATGGTGGGATTCCTGGCCCGGGTCGCCCCCGGCGGCACCGCCGCCGAGAGGCCCGACGGCGAGGAGATCCTCGACCTGCGGTGGTTCACGAGGGACGAGCTCGCCGACGACCGGCACGGGATCCTCTTCCCCGGCCGCTCGTCGATCGCGCGCGCGATCATCGAGCGGTGGTACGGCGGTCCGCTGCCCGAAGCGGGGTTCTGA
- a CDS encoding phosphotransferase, producing MARSHLTLAALAASAMPGADIVATRPISSGTQGRYDSAVLSLRTGDEVIVRVPTDDEAASEQSLDLVALQALTAGVRSRLPFRVPGYEGQAPVGDTRAVVYDFIPGTPASLGDITADGATAGSVGAAIAAVHTLPTSVVTEAGLTVNSASQLAARSRKLAERAAATGKVPQALSTRWALAHDDSALWQFQPSVVNGTLSPESFLMVGDHVSGVLGWSGLAVGDPAVDLFWLSSAATPEGAELVFSAYERALPRPADRQLRKRARLYAELEIARWLLHGLGTRDQGVVGDAESMLASLASSVQSDLLNPLSTDTGQVMAVEEVEALLDRTPVRTSSTADPASRITED from the coding sequence ATGGCGAGATCCCACCTCACTCTAGCTGCGCTGGCGGCGTCGGCCATGCCGGGCGCGGACATCGTCGCGACGCGGCCGATCAGCTCGGGGACCCAGGGCCGCTACGACTCGGCCGTGCTCAGCCTGCGCACCGGCGACGAGGTCATCGTGCGGGTCCCGACCGACGACGAGGCCGCCTCCGAGCAGTCGCTCGACCTCGTCGCGCTCCAGGCGCTGACGGCGGGAGTCCGCTCGCGGCTGCCGTTCCGTGTCCCCGGCTACGAGGGTCAGGCGCCCGTCGGCGACACGCGCGCGGTGGTCTACGACTTCATCCCCGGCACCCCCGCCTCGCTGGGCGACATCACCGCCGACGGGGCGACCGCGGGGTCCGTGGGCGCCGCCATCGCGGCCGTCCACACGCTGCCCACCTCCGTGGTCACGGAGGCCGGCCTCACCGTGAACAGCGCGTCGCAGCTCGCCGCCCGGTCGCGCAAGCTCGCGGAGCGCGCCGCGGCGACCGGCAAGGTGCCGCAGGCGCTCTCCACCCGGTGGGCGCTCGCCCACGACGACAGCGCACTCTGGCAGTTCCAGCCGTCGGTGGTCAACGGCACGCTCTCCCCCGAGTCGTTCCTGATGGTGGGCGACCACGTCAGCGGCGTGCTCGGCTGGTCCGGACTCGCCGTCGGCGACCCCGCGGTCGACCTGTTCTGGCTGAGCTCGGCGGCCACGCCCGAGGGCGCGGAGCTCGTCTTCTCCGCCTACGAGCGAGCACTCCCCCGCCCGGCCGACCGGCAGCTGCGCAAGCGCGCCCGTCTGTACGCCGAGCTCGAGATCGCGCGCTGGCTCCTCCACGGCCTCGGCACCCGCGACCAGGGCGTGGTCGGCGACGCCGAGAGCATGCTGGCCAGCCTCGCCTCGAGCGTGCAATCCGACCTCCTCAACCCGCTGTCCACCGACACCGGTCAGGTCATGGCCGTCGAGGAGGTCGAGGCCCTGCTCGACCGCACCCCGGTCCGCACCTCCTCCACCGCCGACCCCGCCTCCCGCATCACCGAGGACTGA
- a CDS encoding ATP-dependent DNA helicase has protein sequence MTDALFDLDDFVEEPTPRVPLSATEIAERLGLPTPTEQQRAVIESPLEPRIVVAGAGSGKTETMAARVVWLVANGHVALSEVLGLTFTRKAAGELAARIQQRVAQLSEHGLGPEIDAFEAPAISTYNAFANTIFRENAVRIGQEGDAQVLSEASAWQLARHVVLTKGDDRLADLEKSPDQITTAVLDLSRAMAENVADGLDVVDYAAELLALRELPTGSARVKAALRSSLVAPFAAVAALEPLVALAEEYAAEKRRRGLIEFSDQVALALRIVETAPVVTEEHRRRYRVVLLDEYQDTSVVQTRLLSRLFGGHPVMAVGDPHQSIYGWRGASAANLGRFANDFGAVDPHPFALSTSWRNPRLVLDAANTIVAPLSAGVAVERLGARPGAAEGSVEVAFAQTVDDEARAVARWFAERMRGAGSPPSAALLCRSVKNVDRFTSALDDAGIPYHVLGLGGLLSEPVVVDLVSTLRVLYHPTAGPELVRLLSGARWRIGPRDLVGLKHVAAWLARRDHRHAPLDDDVRGMLRSSVAEGEAPSLVDALDFVTTAPADYGVLAGISAVGLERMRDAGRTLTALRARTGLALADLVRVVVQELRLDIEVLAGAHPEAGIAALDALEEQISGFTALDPSAGLGAFLAWLQEAEQRDRLAPRSEEAEAGTVQILTIHGAKGLEWDLVAIPRLVEGELPDAPRTKKGWLAFGELPFAFRGDHLELPTFHWRGAEHQGELADALGEFEQQIADRHAEEQRRLAYVAVTRAREQLLLTGAFWSTQKSSRGPSRFLHELREVGVIPADALPDAPDEEENPLADGASRTVWPRDPLGGRRSRVERAAAAVTAADPGAETPWDAEIELLLAERDAAGRAPVLDVPTRIPASRFKDWVTDPEQVAARLARPMPERPYRQTRLGSRFHLWLEARFAAGGGALLDERLVLPGNDVLDAEADELDGAELPGEGSDLLEVDDDRLEELVRIFEGSEFAARSPVEVETEIHLVLEGRILICRLDAVFEEDGRFEVVDWKTGRPPKDDADLELKQLQLSLYRLAYATWRGVPVESVDACFYYVADDVVIRPERLHTEPELRALVSRAFS, from the coding sequence ATGACCGACGCGCTCTTCGACCTCGACGACTTCGTCGAGGAGCCGACCCCCCGGGTGCCCCTCAGCGCCACCGAGATCGCCGAGCGGCTCGGGCTGCCCACGCCCACGGAGCAGCAGCGGGCCGTCATCGAGTCGCCGCTCGAACCGCGGATCGTGGTGGCCGGAGCGGGCAGCGGCAAGACCGAGACGATGGCCGCCCGCGTGGTGTGGCTCGTGGCCAACGGCCACGTCGCCCTCTCGGAGGTGCTCGGTCTGACGTTCACCCGCAAGGCCGCGGGCGAGCTGGCCGCGCGCATCCAGCAGCGGGTGGCGCAGCTCTCCGAGCACGGCCTGGGGCCGGAGATCGACGCGTTCGAGGCTCCGGCGATCTCCACCTACAACGCGTTCGCGAACACGATCTTCCGCGAGAACGCGGTCCGCATCGGTCAGGAGGGCGACGCGCAGGTGCTGAGCGAGGCCTCGGCCTGGCAGCTCGCCCGGCACGTCGTGCTGACGAAGGGCGACGACCGGCTCGCCGACCTCGAGAAGAGCCCCGACCAGATCACGACCGCCGTGCTCGACCTCAGCCGCGCCATGGCCGAGAACGTCGCCGACGGCCTCGACGTCGTCGACTACGCCGCGGAGCTCCTGGCGCTCCGCGAGCTGCCGACCGGCTCGGCGCGGGTCAAGGCGGCGCTGCGCTCCTCCCTCGTCGCGCCCTTCGCGGCCGTCGCCGCGCTGGAGCCCCTCGTCGCCCTGGCCGAGGAGTACGCCGCCGAGAAGCGCCGGCGGGGGCTGATCGAGTTCTCCGACCAGGTCGCGCTCGCGCTGCGCATCGTCGAGACGGCGCCCGTCGTCACGGAGGAGCATCGCCGGCGGTACCGCGTCGTGCTGCTCGACGAGTACCAGGACACCAGCGTCGTGCAGACCCGTCTGCTCTCGCGGCTGTTCGGCGGCCACCCGGTGATGGCCGTGGGCGACCCCCACCAGTCGATCTACGGATGGCGCGGGGCCAGCGCCGCGAACCTGGGCCGGTTCGCGAACGACTTCGGGGCGGTCGACCCGCATCCGTTCGCGCTGTCGACGAGCTGGCGGAACCCCAGGCTCGTGCTCGACGCCGCCAACACGATCGTGGCGCCGCTCTCGGCGGGGGTCGCGGTGGAGCGCCTCGGTGCTCGCCCGGGTGCCGCGGAGGGGTCGGTCGAGGTGGCCTTCGCGCAGACGGTCGACGACGAGGCCCGCGCGGTCGCCCGCTGGTTCGCCGAGCGGATGCGCGGAGCCGGCTCGCCGCCCTCCGCCGCCCTGCTCTGCCGATCGGTGAAGAACGTCGACCGGTTCACGTCGGCGCTCGACGACGCAGGCATCCCGTACCACGTGCTCGGCCTCGGCGGCCTGCTGAGCGAGCCCGTCGTGGTCGATCTCGTGTCGACGCTGCGGGTGCTCTACCACCCCACGGCGGGGCCCGAGCTCGTGCGTCTGCTGTCGGGTGCGCGCTGGCGGATCGGACCGCGCGACCTCGTGGGTCTCAAGCACGTGGCGGCATGGCTCGCCCGGCGCGACCACCGGCACGCCCCGCTCGACGACGACGTGCGCGGCATGCTCCGATCCTCGGTCGCCGAGGGGGAGGCGCCCTCCCTCGTCGATGCGCTCGACTTCGTCACCACGGCTCCCGCCGACTACGGCGTGCTCGCGGGGATCTCGGCGGTCGGTCTCGAGCGGATGCGCGACGCCGGACGCACGCTCACCGCGCTCCGCGCCCGCACCGGGCTCGCCCTCGCCGACCTCGTCCGTGTCGTCGTGCAGGAGCTGCGACTCGACATCGAGGTGCTCGCCGGTGCGCATCCGGAGGCCGGGATCGCCGCGCTCGACGCCTTGGAGGAGCAGATCAGCGGCTTCACCGCGCTCGACCCCTCGGCGGGCCTCGGCGCCTTCCTCGCCTGGCTGCAGGAGGCCGAGCAGCGCGACCGGCTCGCACCCCGCAGCGAGGAGGCCGAGGCGGGCACGGTGCAGATCCTCACCATCCACGGGGCCAAGGGTCTCGAATGGGACCTCGTCGCCATCCCGCGACTGGTGGAGGGCGAGCTCCCGGACGCGCCGCGCACGAAGAAGGGGTGGCTCGCGTTCGGCGAGCTGCCGTTCGCGTTCCGCGGCGACCACCTCGAGCTGCCCACCTTCCACTGGCGCGGCGCCGAGCATCAAGGTGAGCTGGCCGACGCGCTCGGCGAGTTCGAGCAGCAGATCGCCGATCGGCACGCCGAGGAGCAGCGGCGGTTGGCGTACGTCGCCGTGACCCGCGCTCGAGAGCAGCTGCTGCTCACGGGGGCGTTCTGGTCGACGCAGAAGTCGTCGCGGGGTCCGAGCCGGTTCCTGCACGAGCTGCGCGAGGTCGGCGTCATCCCGGCCGACGCCCTGCCCGACGCACCCGACGAGGAGGAGAACCCACTCGCCGACGGCGCGTCGCGCACGGTGTGGCCGCGCGACCCGCTCGGCGGCCGCCGCAGCCGCGTGGAGCGGGCCGCTGCCGCGGTCACGGCCGCCGACCCGGGCGCCGAGACGCCGTGGGATGCCGAGATCGAGCTCCTCCTGGCCGAGCGCGACGCTGCCGGTCGTGCCCCGGTGCTCGACGTGCCCACGCGCATCCCGGCCTCGCGGTTCAAGGACTGGGTGACCGATCCCGAGCAGGTGGCGGCTCGCCTCGCCCGGCCGATGCCGGAGCGACCCTACCGGCAGACCAGGCTCGGGTCGCGCTTCCACCTCTGGCTCGAGGCCCGCTTCGCCGCGGGCGGGGGAGCGCTCCTCGACGAGAGGCTCGTGCTGCCCGGCAACGACGTGCTCGACGCCGAGGCCGACGAGCTCGATGGCGCCGAGCTCCCGGGCGAGGGCTCCGACCTGCTCGAGGTCGACGACGACCGGCTCGAGGAGCTCGTGCGGATCTTCGAGGGATCCGAGTTCGCGGCGCGGTCACCGGTGGAGGTCGAGACCGAGATCCATCTGGTGCTCGAGGGGCGCATCCTCATCTGCCGACTCGACGCCGTGTTCGAGGAGGACGGCCGCTTCGAGGTCGTCGACTGGAAGACGGGTCGCCCGCCGAAGGACGACGCCGACCTCGAGCTGAAGCAGCTGCAGCTCTCCCTCTACCGGCTGGCGTACGCCACCTGGCGCGGGGTCCCGGTCGAGTCGGTCGACGCCTGCTTCTACTACGTGGCCGACGACGTCGTCATCCGCCCCGAGCGACTGCACACCGAGCCCGAGCTCCGCGCCCTGGTCTCCCGCGCCTTCTCCTGA
- a CDS encoding UrvD/REP family ATP-dependent DNA helicase — MPIPDVQLDASQRAVLDRPASETFAVLGGPGSGKTTTAVALLVDRIRSGLVEPGHALLLTPRRTAAAELRDELALRIGTALPGPLARTPASVAFEVASATASSPGRPVTMLSGAEHDRLFADLLESGFDDEAQGAAEGGVRAPAVLWPDHLPPEVRRLRSFRTELRELAMRASERGVGASLLAELGRRESLPEWEAAGAFLAGVASTLDASPVSALDSAEVLAEATRAVRAGEALGGLGLVVVDDFHDLDTGAVQLLRALAGAGTTVVAFGDPDAATAAFRGADPRSLAALRTTLGVRTGPLAVLSTSHRQGGRLRRLTAAVTERIGTAGAGRQRAMLPADGTGVLGDDPIGDRATGTPRIDRSPATEPEVRVVRAAGRGAEIAALARLLREQHLLHGVEWSDMAVVVRSGGAVPGYARGLAASEVPTRTTAGALALRDTSAARHLAEVIGAAIGWREIDDALVVDLVLGPVCGLDAIGLRRLRLALRHAELAEGGSRSSEELLREALLTPGSLVTLDLPAARRVEAMAALLRDLRAQRDAGGSTEELLWALWRRSGLAERWLSASRGTGVVADEAGRDLDAVVALFSAAKRAAERDPSGSPEAFLDGFFGAEVPEDSLSPRSRAGSVLVTTPVGIAGREVAVVVVAGLQESVWPDLRLRNSLLHAERLDAALDAWRGRDVTTQREQTRADVLADELRLFSVAVSRSRSLTVLSCVASDDERPSPFLALAPDAPEYTPERHPYTLRGLVGSLRRAVAERADARAASALARLSREGVAGADPAEWFGVLDVSTHDPLADLTAADTTVRVSPSSIETFEESPLVWFVDHVAGSTPSVASGVGTIVHAVMEEASAEPDVRPTVESLAERAESRWSQLRFEAGWVQEREHRALVQKLAGLSDYLSDRASVGLLGAETPFEMTLGPATVGGTIDRVETDASGRVVVVDLKTGKTPPSRADAARHAQLATYQLALADPGVRSALGVGDAGSGGAALVYVSKPRGDRRYTVVSQEALDDVALDEIVGRIQAVATGMAGTAFEAALEPGERDIQNRPPYRIQLVKAVSE, encoded by the coding sequence GTGCCCATCCCCGACGTGCAGCTCGACGCCTCGCAGCGCGCCGTGCTCGACCGCCCCGCGAGCGAGACGTTCGCCGTGCTCGGCGGCCCGGGGAGTGGCAAGACGACGACCGCCGTCGCTCTCCTCGTCGACCGCATCCGATCGGGCCTCGTCGAGCCCGGGCACGCGCTGCTGCTCACCCCGCGGCGCACGGCCGCGGCCGAGCTGCGCGACGAGCTCGCTCTCCGCATCGGCACGGCCCTGCCGGGTCCGCTCGCGCGCACGCCTGCGTCGGTGGCCTTCGAGGTCGCGTCCGCGACCGCGTCCTCGCCGGGCCGCCCGGTGACCATGCTCAGCGGGGCGGAGCACGATCGACTGTTCGCCGACCTCCTCGAGTCGGGCTTCGACGACGAGGCCCAGGGCGCGGCGGAGGGCGGCGTTCGAGCGCCCGCGGTGCTCTGGCCCGACCACCTCCCGCCCGAGGTCCGCCGTCTGCGCTCGTTCCGCACCGAGCTGCGCGAGCTCGCCATGCGTGCCTCCGAGCGCGGCGTCGGCGCCTCCCTGCTCGCCGAGCTGGGGCGTCGCGAGTCGCTGCCGGAATGGGAGGCGGCGGGGGCCTTCCTCGCCGGAGTGGCCTCGACCCTCGACGCGTCGCCCGTCTCCGCCCTCGACTCGGCCGAGGTGCTCGCCGAGGCGACCAGGGCCGTCCGGGCCGGCGAGGCGCTGGGCGGACTGGGGCTCGTCGTGGTCGACGACTTCCACGACCTCGACACGGGCGCCGTGCAGCTGCTGCGCGCACTGGCCGGGGCGGGCACCACCGTGGTCGCGTTCGGCGACCCCGACGCGGCCACCGCCGCCTTCCGCGGCGCCGATCCGCGGTCGCTGGCGGCCCTCCGCACCACCCTCGGCGTCCGCACCGGGCCGCTCGCGGTGCTGTCCACCTCGCACAGGCAGGGCGGGCGACTCCGCCGCCTGACCGCGGCGGTCACCGAGCGCATCGGGACCGCCGGGGCGGGGCGCCAGCGTGCGATGCTTCCTGCCGACGGCACGGGCGTCCTCGGCGACGATCCGATCGGCGACCGCGCGACGGGCACCCCCCGCATCGACCGGTCGCCCGCGACCGAGCCCGAGGTGCGGGTGGTCCGCGCCGCCGGGCGAGGCGCCGAGATCGCCGCCCTGGCGCGGCTGCTGCGCGAGCAGCACCTGCTGCACGGCGTCGAGTGGTCCGACATGGCCGTGGTCGTCCGCTCGGGCGGTGCGGTCCCCGGGTACGCCAGAGGGCTCGCCGCCTCCGAGGTCCCCACGCGCACGACCGCCGGCGCGCTGGCCCTCCGCGACACATCGGCCGCGCGGCACCTCGCCGAGGTCATCGGCGCCGCGATCGGATGGAGGGAGATCGACGACGCGCTCGTCGTCGATCTCGTCCTCGGCCCGGTCTGCGGCCTCGATGCGATCGGGCTCCGGCGGCTCAGGCTCGCCCTCCGGCACGCGGAGCTGGCCGAGGGCGGCTCGAGATCGTCCGAGGAGCTCCTCCGCGAGGCCCTGCTGACACCCGGTTCGCTCGTCACCCTCGACCTCCCGGCCGCGCGCCGTGTGGAGGCGATGGCGGCGCTGCTGCGCGATCTGCGTGCGCAGCGCGACGCGGGCGGGTCCACCGAGGAGCTGCTCTGGGCGCTCTGGCGCCGCAGCGGCCTGGCAGAGCGGTGGCTCAGCGCCTCGCGCGGCACGGGCGTCGTCGCCGACGAGGCCGGGCGCGATCTCGACGCGGTGGTCGCCCTGTTCTCCGCCGCGAAGCGGGCCGCGGAGCGCGACCCGAGCGGCTCGCCCGAGGCGTTCCTCGACGGCTTCTTCGGCGCCGAGGTCCCGGAGGACTCCCTGTCGCCCCGGTCGCGTGCCGGGTCCGTGCTCGTGACCACCCCGGTGGGCATCGCCGGCCGTGAGGTCGCGGTGGTGGTCGTGGCGGGCCTGCAGGAGTCGGTCTGGCCAGACCTCCGCCTCCGCAACTCCCTCCTCCACGCCGAGCGGCTCGACGCCGCGCTCGACGCGTGGCGCGGTCGCGACGTGACCACCCAGCGGGAGCAGACGCGGGCCGATGTCCTGGCCGACGAGCTCAGGCTCTTCTCGGTCGCCGTCTCGCGGTCGAGGTCGCTGACCGTGCTGAGCTGCGTCGCGAGCGACGACGAGCGTCCCTCTCCGTTCCTCGCCCTCGCCCCCGACGCGCCGGAGTACACGCCGGAGCGGCATCCCTACACGCTGCGCGGCCTGGTCGGGTCGCTGCGGCGTGCGGTGGCGGAGCGTGCGGATGCGCGTGCGGCATCGGCGCTCGCCCGGCTGTCCCGAGAGGGCGTGGCGGGTGCCGACCCGGCCGAGTGGTTCGGCGTGCTCGACGTCTCGACGCACGACCCCCTAGCCGACCTCACGGCCGCCGACACCACGGTCCGGGTCTCGCCGTCCTCGATCGAGACGTTCGAGGAGTCGCCGCTCGTCTGGTTCGTCGACCATGTGGCGGGCAGCACCCCGAGCGTGGCGAGCGGCGTCGGCACGATCGTGCACGCCGTGATGGAGGAGGCATCCGCCGAGCCCGACGTGAGGCCGACCGTCGAATCGCTCGCGGAGCGCGCGGAGTCGCGCTGGAGTCAGCTGCGCTTCGAGGCGGGGTGGGTTCAGGAGCGCGAGCACCGGGCCCTGGTCCAGAAGCTCGCGGGCCTGTCCGACTACCTCTCCGACCGCGCCTCCGTCGGGCTGCTCGGCGCGGAGACGCCGTTCGAGATGACCCTCGGCCCCGCCACGGTCGGCGGCACCATCGACCGTGTCGAGACGGATGCCTCGGGTCGGGTGGTCGTCGTCGACCTCAAGACGGGCAAGACGCCGCCGAGCAGGGCCGACGCCGCCCGCCACGCCCAGCTGGCGACGTACCAGCTCGCCCTCGCCGACCCCGGGGTGCGGTCGGCGCTCGGAGTCGGCGACGCCGGCTCCGGGGGCGCCGCGCTGGTCTACGTCAGCAAGCCGCGCGGCGACCGGCGGTACACGGTCGTCTCGCAGGAGGCGCTCGACGACGTCGCGCTCGACGAGATCGTGGGCCGCATCCAGGCCGTGGCGACGGGCATGGCGGGCACGGCGTTCGAGGCAGCTCTCGAGCCGGGTGAGCGCGACATCCAGAACCGGCCGCCCTACCGCATCCAGCTGGTGAAGGCGGTGAGCGAATGA
- a CDS encoding DUF3107 domain-containing protein: MDIRIGIANSPRELTFESAQSAADIERTVSEALASKASHVSLSDDKGRLFVVPTAALVYVEIGSEEARRVGFVA, translated from the coding sequence GTGGACATTCGTATCGGCATCGCCAACTCGCCCCGTGAACTGACCTTCGAGTCCGCCCAGTCGGCCGCGGACATCGAGCGCACCGTCTCCGAGGCGCTCGCCTCCAAGGCCTCGCACGTCAGCCTGAGCGACGACAAGGGCCGCCTGTTCGTCGTGCCCACCGCGGCTCTGGTCTACGTCGAGATCGGCAGCGAAGAGGCCCGTCGCGTCGGCTTCGTCGCCTGA